From Phaenicophaeus curvirostris isolate KB17595 unplaced genomic scaffold, BPBGC_Pcur_1.0 scaffold_69, whole genome shotgun sequence, one genomic window encodes:
- the LOC138734229 gene encoding centriolar and ciliogenesis-associated protein HYLS1-like translates to MLPRGRALGDPSPSTAVLVLSTHSGLRGQDFVCAAAHPLRANGAECRLRLGKPDSKRASPPWATVTQGGHRAAAEQPKSFIPPRFELLGRNRGKTDCMAKYFEYKRDWEKFGIPGEDRWKEVRWGIREKMLWGRALGDPSPSTAVLVLSTHSGLRGRDFVCAAAHPLRANGAECRLRLGKPDSKRASPPWATRGSRRMVMKRKVLRHRPDGGVEVFDESGSSTNTRSLRQKMLHHRPSPEDSISEGEIESSNSSHPWWPRRDSPCFLPADLGSQSSHDSHYRAAAEQPKSFIPPRFELLGRNRGKTDCVAKYFEYKRDWEKFGIPGEDRWKEVRWGIRKKMLCEPELPHRPQHLPIPNNYTVPTEKKRAALCWKVRWDLARGLLPEKTTPW, encoded by the exons GGGGCCGGGCGCTGGGGGACCCCTCGCCCTCCACTGCCGTCCtggtgctgagcacccacagcggCCTGCGGGGCCAGGATTTTGTCTGCGCGGCCGCCCACCCGCTACGGGCCAACGGCGCCGAGTGCCGCCTCCGGCTGGGTAAGCCGGATTCGAAGCGGGCGTCCCCTCCTTGGGCCACGGTGACACAGGGGGGTCACAG agctgcagcagaacaacCCAAGTCCTTCATTCCTCCGCGGTTCGAGCTGCTGGGCCGTAACCGGGGGAAAACTGACTGCATggccaaatattttgaatataaacGAGATTGGGAGAAATTTGGAATCCCAGGGGAGGATCGGTGGAAAGAAGTGCGCTGGGGCATCCGGGAGAAGATGCTCT GGGGCCGGGCGCTGGGGGACCCCTCGCCCTCCACTGCCGTCCtggtgctgagcacccacagcggCTTGCGGGGCCGGGATTTTGTCTGCGCGGCCGCCCACCCGCTACGGGCCAACGGCGCCGAGTGCCGCCTCCGGCTGGGTAAGCCGGATTCGAAGCGGGCGTCCCCTCCTTGGGCCACG aggggaagcaggaggatggTCATGAAAAGAAAGGTGCTGAGGCACAGACCTGATGGAGGAGTGGAGGTCTTTGACGAGTCGGGGAGCAGCACCAACACCCGGAGCCTGAGGCAGAAGATGCTTCATCATAGGCCAAGCCCAGAAGACAGCATCTCTGAGGGGGAAATAGAGTCAAGCAACAgctcccatccctggtggccccgCAGGGACAGcccctgctttctccctgcGGATTTGGGGAGCCAGAGCTCTCATGATTCTCattacagagctgcagcagaacaacCCAAGTCCTTCATTCCTCCGCGGTTCGAGCTGCTGGGCCGTAACCGGGGGAAAACTGACTGCGTggccaaatattttgaatataaacGAGATTGGGAGAAATTTGGAATCCCAGGGGAGGATCGGTGGAAAGAAGTGCGCTGGGGCATCCGGAAGAAGATGCTCTGTGAGCCCGAGCTGCCCCACCGTCCGCagcacctccccatccccaacaaCTACACCGTGCCCACGGAGAAgaagagagctgccctgtgctggaaggTGCGCTGGGACCTGGCCAGGGGCCTCCTGCCGGAGAAAACCACTCCCTGGTAG
- the LOC138734230 gene encoding centriolar and ciliogenesis-associated protein HYLS1-like — MLPRGRALGDPSPSTAVLVLSTHSGLRGQDFVCAAAHPLRANGAECRLRLGKPDSKRASPPWATDQRGSRRMVMKRKVLRHRPDGGVEVFDESGSSTNTRSLRQKMLHHRPSPEDSISEGEIESSNSSHPWWPRRDSPCFLPADLGSQSSHDSHYRAAAEQPKSFIPPRFELLGRNRGKTDCMAKYFEYKRDWEKFGIPGEDRWKEVRWGIREKMLCEPELPHRPQHLPIPNNYTVPTEKKRAALCWKVRWDLARGLLPEKTTPW; from the exons ATGCTTCCCA GGGGCCGGGCGCTGGGGGACCCCTCGCCCTCCACTGCCGTCCtggtgctgagcacccacagcggCTTGCGGGGCCAGGATTTTGTCTGCGCGGCCGCCCACCCGCTACGGGCCAACGGCGCCGAGTGCCGCCTCCGGCTGGGTAAGCCGGATTCGAAGCGGGCGTCCCCTCCTTGGGCCACG GATcagaggggaagcaggaggatggTCATGAAAAGAAAGGTGCTGAGGCACAGACCTGATGGAGGAGTGGAGGTCTTTGACGAGTCGGGGAGCAGCACCAACACCCGGAGCCTGAGGCAGAAGATGCTTCATCATAGGCCAAGCCCAGAAGACAGCATCTCTGAGGGGGAAATAGAGTCAAGCAACAgctcccatccctggtggccccgCAGGGACAGcccctgctttctccctgcGGATTTGGGGAGCCAGAGCTCTCATGATTCTCattacagagctgcagcagaacaacCCAAGTCCTTCATTCCTCCGCGGTTCGAGCTGCTGGGCCGTAACCGGGGGAAAACTGACTGCATggccaaatattttgaatataaacGAGATTGGGAGAAATTTGGAATCCCAGGGGAGGATCGGTGGAAAGAAGTGCGCTGGGGCATCCGGGAGAAGATGCTCTGTGAGCCCGAGCTGCCCCACCGTCCGCagcacctccccatccccaacaaCTACACCGTGCCCACGGAGAAgaagagagctgccctgtgctggaaggTGCGCTGGGACCTGGCCAGGGGCCTCCTGCCGGAGAAAACCACTCCCTGGTAG
- the LOC138734231 gene encoding centriolar and ciliogenesis-associated protein HYLS1-like, with protein sequence MLPRGRALGDPSPSTAVLVLSTHSGLRGQDFVCAAAHPLRANGAECRLRLGKPDSKRASPPWATDQRGSRRMVMKRKVLRHRPDGGVEVFDESGSSTNTRSLRQKMLHHRPSPEDSISEGEIESSNSSHPWWPRRDSPCFLPADLGSQSSHDSHYRAAAEQPKSFIPPRFELLGRNRGKTDCVAKYFEYKRDWEKFGIPGEDRWKEVRWGIREKMLCEPELPHRPQHLPIPNNYTVPTEKKRAALCWKVRWDLARGLLPEKTTPW encoded by the exons ATGCTTCCCA GGGGCCGGGCGCTGGGGGACCCCTCGCCCTCCACTGCCGTCCtggtgctgagcacccacagcggCCTGCGGGGCCAGGATTTTGTCTGCGCGGCCGCCCACCCGCTACGGGCCAACGGCGCCGAGTGCCGCCTCCGGCTGGGTAAGCCGGATTCGAAGCGGGCGTCCCCTCCTTGGGCCACG GATcagaggggaagcaggaggatggTCATGAAAAGAAAGGTGCTGAGGCACAGACCTGATGGAGGAGTGGAGGTCTTTGACGAGTCGGGGAGCAGCACCAACACCCGGAGCCTGAGGCAGAAGATGCTTCATCATAGGCCAAGCCCAGAAGACAGCATCTCTGAGGGGGAAATAGAGTCAAGCAACAgctcccatccctggtggccccgCAGGGACAGcccctgctttctccctgcGGATTTGGGGAGCCAGAGCTCTCATGATTCTCattacagagctgcagcagaacaacCCAAGTCCTTCATTCCTCCGCGGTTCGAGCTGCTGGGCCGTAACCGGGGGAAAACTGACTGCGTggccaaatattttgaatataaacGAGATTGGGAGAAATTTGGAATCCCAGGGGAGGATCGGTGGAAAGAAGTGCGCTGGGGCATCCGGGAGAAGATGCTCTGTGAGCCCGAGCTGCCCCACCGTCCGCagcacctccccatccccaacaaCTACACCGTGCCCACGGAGAAgaagagagctgccctgtgctggaaggTGCGCTGGGACCTGGCCAGGGGCCTCCTGCCGGAGAAAACCACTCCCTGGTAG